A genomic segment from Mobula hypostoma chromosome 20, sMobHyp1.1, whole genome shotgun sequence encodes:
- the LOC134359300 gene encoding ubiquitin-conjugating enzyme E2 N: MAGMLPRRITKETQRLHAEPVPGIKAEADEFNARYFHVVIAGPQDSPFEGGTFKLELFLPEEYPMAAPKVRFMTKIYHPNVDKLGRICLDILKDKWSPALQIRTVLLSIQALLSAPNPDDPLANDVAEQWKSNEAQAIETARTWTRLYASGNSNSR; encoded by the exons GAAACTCAGCGTTTACATGCAGAGCCAGTGCCTGGTATAAAGGCAGAAGCAGATGAATTCAATGCACGTTACTTTCATGTTGTTATAGCTGGTCCGCAGGACTCCCCGTTTGAGGGTGGAACTTTTAAACTTGAACTATTTCTTCCAGAAGAATATCCAATGGCAGCGCCAAAAGTTCGTTTCATGACTAAAATATATCACCCAAATGTAGACAAACTGGGCAGAATTTGTTTAGATATTCTGAAAG ATAAATGGTCTCCAGCTTTGCAGATTCGTACAGTACTGCTTTCGATCCAGGCATTGTTAAGTGCACCAAATCCAGATGATCCATTAGCAAATGATGTAGCTGAACAGTGGAAAAGCAATGAAGCCCAAGCCATAGAGACAG CCAGAACATGGACTAGGCTATATGCCAGTGGGAACAGCAATTCAAGATGA